One region of Buchnera aphidicola (Eriosoma lanigerum) genomic DNA includes:
- a CDS encoding F0F1 ATP synthase subunit epsilon: MYCYLNVVSMEKKIFSGSILKIHITGIEGELGIYPGHSQLLTIIKPGLLLIVHINKKKEHIYVSGGILEIQPKLITILSDIAIRGIDLDRNNIINAKNNTEKLIKKNYNNKKLSIKLSQAIAQLKVIEKMDKSKI, from the coding sequence ATGTATTGTTATCTGAATGTTGTTAGCATGGAAAAAAAAATTTTTTCAGGTTCTATATTAAAAATTCATATTACAGGAATAGAAGGAGAATTAGGAATTTATCCTGGACATTCTCAATTATTAACTATAATTAAACCAGGATTATTGCTAATAGTACATATCAATAAAAAAAAAGAACATATTTATGTATCTGGTGGAATTTTAGAAATTCAACCGAAATTAATTACTATTCTATCTGATATAGCTATTCGTGGAATTGATTTAGATCGAAATAATATTATAAATGCAAAAAATAATACTGAAAAATTAATAAAAAAAAATTATAATAATAAAAAATTATCAATTAAATTATCTCAAGCTATAGCACAGTTAAAAGTAATTGAAAAAATGGATAAATCAAAAATCTAA